Part of the Gordonia crocea genome is shown below.
ACCTGTGCCGCGCGGGCTCTACCTCGGTCCGTTGGTGCGGTGACCCGCTCCGCGGGCGCGGGGGATCTCGGCGCGCTCCCAGCTTTCTCCCAGCGGTTTGACAGGCGGAGTGGGTGGCGGCGGGTCACACTGGTGCCATGACTGCTGCGAAGGACGCCCGCGTCCTCGTCGTCGACGACGAGGCGAACATCCGCGAACTGCTGAGTGTGTCACTGAAGTTCCAGGGATACGACGTGGTCACCGCGGCCAACGGTCCCGAGGCTCTCGACATCTGCCGCACCAACCGCCCCGACCTGCTGGTCCTCGACGTGATGATGCCGGGGATGGACGGCTTCGGCCTGCTCAAACGGTTGCGCGACGACGGGATCACCGCGCCGGCCCTGTTCCTCTCGGCGCGCGACTCGGTGGCCGACAAGGTCAACGGCCTCACCATCGGCGGCGACGACTACGTCACCAAGCCGTTCAGCCTCGAGGAGGTGGTGGCGCGCTTGGAGGTCATGCTGCGGCGGTCCGGCTTCGTCGAGGGCGGGGACCGCCCCACCCGGATCGTCTTCTCCGACGTCGAGCTCGACGACGAGACGCACGAGGTGTGGAAGAACGGCGAGCTGGTGTCGCTCTCGCCGACAGAGTTCACCCTGTTGCGCTACTTCATGGTCAACGCCGGCACCGTGCTGTCCAAACCCAAGATCCTCGACCACGTCTGGAACTACGACTTCGGCGGCGACGTCAACGTCGTCGAGTCCTATGTCTCCTACCTGCGGCGCAAGATCGACACCGGGGAGAAGCGCCTGATCCACACGCTGCGCGGCGTCGGCTACGTCATGCGCGAACCGCGATAGGCCGGCCGTGTCCCGTATCCCGCTCCGGGTGTCCCTGGTGGCCTTGTCGACGCTGCTCGTCGCCACCGGGCTGGCCTTCTCCGGGTTGTTCGTCAGCCGTGCGATGAGCGAGGACCTGTACCGCCGCGTCGACGACCAGCTGCGGCAGGCCGTCGAGACCTGGGCCCGACCCCGCAACCCGCGGGTGTCCAACCAGCGCGGTCCGGCCAACGCGCGCCGCCCACCGTCGAACTTCTATGTGCGCATCGCGCTGGGCGAGGGCGTCATGGTGCGCAACAACGACTCCGGATACGAGCCCGACGTCTCGATGGTCGAGGACAACGCGGCGGAGAAGTTCGGCCCGGTGACGGTGCCGTCGGTCGACCCGGACGGGCCGTCGTGGCGGGTCATCAAGTCGAGCAACCCCGAGGGCGAGTCGATCGTGGCCATTCCGCTGACGATGCTCGACACCACGCTCAACCGACTGCGGCTGATCCAGACCGGGGTGGGCGTCGTGGTCGTGTTGGTCATCGGGGTGCTGGGCTACCTGCTGGTCCGCACCAGCCTGCGCCCGCTGCGCCGGGTGGAGGAGACCGCCCACGCGATCGCCGACGGCGACCTCGGCGAGCGCGTCCCGGAATCCTCGCCGCGGACCGAGGTGGGCAGTCTGGCCATCTCGCTGAACAAGATGCTCGCCCAGATCCAAAGCGCGTTCGATGCGACGGAGTTGTCCGAGCAGCAGGCGCGGGCCTCCGAGGAGCAGGCGCGCGCCTCCGAGGAGAAGATGCGCCGATTCGTCGCCGATGCCGGCCACGAATTGCGGACGCCGCTGACCTCCATCAAGGGCTTCGCCGAGCTGTACCTGCAGGGTGCGGTCGCCGACGCCGACGATGCCTTCGGCCGCGTCAACGACGAGGCGGAGCGGATGAGCCTGCTGGTCTCGGATCTGCTGATGCTCGCCCACCTCGACGCCGACCGCCCGGTGGAGAAGGCTCCGGTGCTCGTCGACGACCTCGCCGTCGAGGCGGTCCGTTCCGCCCAGGCCGCGGCACCGGACCGGACCATCAACCTCGAGATCCCCGACGACGAGTCCCCGGTGGTGCTGGGCGACCACCCGCGGCTCATGCAGGTGCTGCGCAACCTGATCAACAACGCGGTCGCCCACACGGCGCCGCCGGCGACCATCACCGTCGTGGTCCGCGAATTCGGCGACACGGTCCGGATGGAGGTCGCCGACACCGGGCCGGGCCTGACCCCGGAGGATGCGGCGCACGTGTTCGACCGGTTCTACCGAGGTGACAGCTCGCGGCAACGCGGGTCGAGCGGCGGCGGCAACGGGTTGGGGTTGTCGATCGTCTCGGCCCTGGTGGCCGCCCACGGCGGCACGGTCGGAGTCGACTCCGAACCGGGCCACGGTGCGACCTTCTGGGTGGAACTCCCGGCCGCGGCGGTGGCCGACGAGCCGGTCTGACTCCGCTACCAGTCGGTCTCGTCGTAGACGACCATGCCGCGGATGTTGTTTCCCTCGAGCATGTCGTCGTAGGCCTTGTTGATGTCCTCGAGCCGATAGGTCTGGGTGACCAGGTCGGACAGGTTGAGCAGCCCGGCCCGGTACTCGTTGAGGAGCTTGGGCACCTGGGTGCGCGGACCGGCGCCGCCGAAGATCGCGCCCTGGACCCGCTTCTGCAGCAGGGTCAACTCGAAGAGGTTCAGCTTCACATCCATCGCCTGGAAGTCGCCCATGCCGACGACGACGGTCTGTCCGCCCTTGCCGACCATGGCCATGGCGGGGGCGATGTGCTCGCCCTTGATCTCGCCGACGGTGAGGATGACGGTGTTGGCCATCTGGCCCCAGGTCATCTCGCCGACCTGCGGGATGGCTTCCTCCATGCTCTCGAAAGTGTGCGTGGCCCCAAGCTTTTCGGCCATGTCGCGCTTGAACTTCACCGGGTCGACGGCGACGACGTAGCGCGCGCCGGCGGCCTTCGCGCCCTGCACGGCGTTGATCCCGACGCCGCCGATGCCGACCACGACGACGGTGTCACCCGGTCGGGTACCGCCGATCTCGGTGGCCGACCCCCAGCCGGTGGCGACACCGCAGCCGAGTAGGGCCGCCTCCTTGAGCGGGATGTCATCCTCGATCTTGACCAGCGACGCCTGGTTCACCGTGATGTACGGGGAGAAGGTGCCCAGCAGACACATCTGGGTCAGTCCCTGGCCGTTCAGCGTCACGCGGTGGGTCTTGTCCGAGATCGACAGCCCGGTGAGCAGGCCGGCCCCCTCGTCGCAGATGTTCTGCGCACCCCGCGAACACGGGCCGCACACCCCGCAGGCCGGGATGAACGCGGTGACGACGTGATCGCCCTCGGCGAAGCGGGTCACGCCCGGTCCGACCTTCACGACGGTGCCCGCCCCTTCGTGGCCGCCGACCACGGGCATCGGTGCGGGACTCTGCCCGGTGCGCAAATGGTGGTCGGAGTGGCACAGCCCGGAACTGACCAGGCGCACCTGCACCTCGCCGGCCACCGGGTCGCCGAGCTCGACCTCCTCGATCTTCCAGTCTTCGTTGACGCCGTGGAGTACCGCTGCTTTGGTCTTCATAGCCGTAGTCTGCTCCGAACCGTCGCCACATATGGCGGCTTCGGCATAAGCCCTGCCAGGCTGCCCTAACCGGTGGGCGGATTGACATCTCGGGCCAACTCCGTTGGCATGAGTGCTATGGCTTCTGTGTTCTCGATGATCATCAACGGCGAGCTCCCGGGGCGCTTCGTGTGGCGTGACGACCGCGTGGTGGTGTTCCTGACCATCAACCCGGTGACACCCGGCCACGTGCTGGTGGTGCCGGTGGCCGAGGTCGACCACTGGGAGGCCGTGGAGCACGGGCTCTTCGACCACCTGACCGATGTCGCCCGCACGCTGGGCCAGGCGGTCAAGCGCGGCTTCGACGCCCCTCGCGCGGGTCTGATGATCGCCGGGCTCGAGGTGCCGCACCTGCACCTGCACGTGTTCCCGGCCTACAAGCTCGAGGACTTCTCCTTTGCCGCGGCCGACCCCGACCCGGACCCGGCCGAGCTGGACAAGGCGGCGGCGACGATCCGTGCGACGCTGCGCGAGATGGGCCACGGGGAGTTCGTCCCCCAGGACTGACCCGCCGGCCTCGACGCTGCGACGTCGGCTAGACGCTGCGGTGTTGGCTAGACGCTGCGGTGGACCACGAGTGGGAGAACCGCGGTGGCGCCGGCATCCCGCAGCTGCTGGGCGGCGATGGTGACCGGCCACCCCGACCGGGTGTCGTCGACGACGAGCACGACTGCGCCGGACGGGTGGGCGCCGGGGTCGATGCTGATCGCATCGCGCCAGTGGGCGGCCTCGGCGGCGGAGTTCGCGTCGTCGGCGGGTCCGCCGGGTCGAACCGCAACGGCACCGCCGGGCCGCCGCCCGATGCGGCGCAGCGCGTCGGCGAGGTCGGTGGCCGTCGAACCGCCGGTCAACCCCAGCGACCAAATCTCATCGGGGCGGATCCCCGACTCGCGGCCCCACGGGCCCAGGGTCGCCAGGGCGGCCTGGGCCAACTCGTCGACGGCCTCGGCATCGCCGCGGCGCACCCCGGCGAGCACCTCCTGCCACTCCGGCGCATCGGCGTGCGCCAGCACCCGGCCGGGTTCGGCCAGCTGTGTCGGCGGGATCCGGCCGCGGGTGCCGAAGGCGCCGCCGGGCCACATCTTGCGTGGTTCGAGGACCGTCGCCGCGCCCCGCAGTGCCCGCGTGATGGTGCGCACGGCCTCATCGTCGACGGTCGCGCTCCAGGCCGGCTCCCCGGCGCCCGAGCGGCACACGCTGCACCGGCCGCACGGCTGCGTCAGCGGGTCGTCGAGGGAGGCGGTCAACAGCTGCATCAGGCAGCGCTCGCTGCGGACGTAGGAGCGCATGATGTCGGCCTCGTGGCGGCGCAGCGCCACGATCGCGTCGTAGTGCTCGGCGTCGTAGTGCCACGGCGTCCCGGTGGCGAACCACCCCTCGGTGCTCCGCTCGGCGGCCCCGTCGACCGCGAGCTGCTTGAGCATCAACTCGATCTTCGTCCGGCGCAGCCCGGTCACCGCCTCCAGTTCGACGACCGAGACCGGCGACGACTCGTCGGGCAAGGCGTCGATGAGGACCGCCATGTGCTGCGGATCGGGCAGCGACGCGGTGGCGAAGTACTCCCAAATCCGGTCGTCGGTGCCGGAGGCCAGCAGCATGACCACGGCCTGCTCCAGGGCGCGCCCGGCGCGGCCGACCTGCTGGTAGTAGGAGACCGGGGACGGCGGTGAGCCGATGTGCACGACGAAACCGAGGTCGGGTTTGTCATACCCCATCCCCAACGCTGACGTGGCGACGAGGGCCTTGACCTCGTTGCGGCCCAGGGAGTCCTCCAACCGGTGGCGGGTGTCCGCATCAAGCTGGCCGGTGTACGCGGCGACCGGATAGTCGGGGCCGTGGACCGCCTTGATCGCGGTGACCAGGCGATCGGCGTCGGCGACGGTGAGCACGTAGACGATGCCCGACCCCGGCAAGCCGTCGAGGTGCTGTGCCACCCAGCCGTAGCGCTGGATGGGGGACAGGCCGTCGATCACGTTGAGGTGCAGTGACTTTCGTGCCAACGGTCCGCGCAACACGGTGGTGTTCTCGCCGAGCTGTCGGGCCACATCGGCGGTGACGCGCTCGTTCGCCGTCGCGGTGGTGGCGAGGACGGGCGAGGCGGGGTTGAGCTGGCGCAGCACGTCGGCGACGCGGCGGTAGTCGGGCCGGAAGTCGTGGCCCCAGTCGGAGATGGCGTGCGCCTCGTCGATGACGAGAAGGCCGAGCCCGGCATCCCGGTCGGCCAGCGCGGTGAGCACCCGGCGACCGAACCCCGGGTTGGCCAGGCGCTCGGGGGAGACGAGCAGCACGTCGAGGTCGCCGTCGCGCACCCCGGCCTCGATGGCCGACCAGTCGTCGATGTTGGTGGAGTTGATGGTCGCCGCGCGCAGACCGGCGCGCCGGGCCGCCTCGACCTGGTCGCGCATGAGCGCCAACAACGGTGAGACGACCAGCGTCGGGCCGGCGCCCGCAGCGCGCAGCAACGCCGTGGCCACCCAATAGACGGCGGACTTGCCCCATCCGGTGGCCTGGACGACCAGTACCCGTGCGCCGACGGCTGACCCCGGCCCGGGCGGTTCGACGAGGTCGGTCACCGCGACCAGCTGGTCGTCGCGCAGACTCGCCCCCGGACCGGCCAATGCCGCGACGACCTCGTCGGCCTTTTCCCGGGCAGTCGCATCCAACGTCATGTCGCCACGGTATCGGCCGGATCCGACAGGCGGCGACTCATAGCCGGCGCATAGCCGCCTCTCATCGCGGAGAAGTGTTGGCCCGGCAGGGTTGAGAACATGATCGAGCAGACTGTCCGCGCCGACGACGAGCGCGCCACCGCGGACCACAGCGAAAACCCGGTCGGCGAAAACCCGGTCGGCGAGAACCCGGTCACCCGATGGGTGTCGCTGGGTGCGTTGCTGGTCGCGACCGCGGTCGCCAATCTGTGGAACCTGTCGGCCAACGGCTGGGGCAACTCCTTCTACTCGGCGGCGATCCAAGCCGGCTCGCAGTCGTGGAAGGCGTGGTTCTTCGGGTCGTCGGACATGGCCAACTCGATCACCGTCGACAAGCCGCCCGCCTCCCTCTGGATCCCGGCGCTGTCGGTGCGGGCCTTCGGCCTCAACAGTTGGGCGATCCTGGTCCCCGAGGCGCTCATGGGCGTGGCCTCGGTGGCCCTGCTGTATTTCTTGACCCGTCGCTACTTCGGGCATTGGCCGGCGATCCTCGCCGGCCTCGTCCTCGCCACCACTCCGGTGGCGGCGTTGATGTTCCGGTTCAACAACCCCGAGGCGCTGCTCATCCTGCTGATGATCGCCGCGGTCTGGGCCGCGTGCCGGGCGCTGGAGAGCGGGCGGATGGGCTGGTTGGTGGCCTGCGGGGCATTCGTCGGGTTCGGCTTCCTGGTCAAGCAGATGGCGGTGTTGCTGATCGTCCCGGGCATCGCGTTGGTGTACCTGTTCTGCGGTCCGCCGCGGCTGTCCCGCCGCGTCGCCGGGCTGGTTGCGGCCGGGGTGGCCGCCGTGGTGAGCGCGGGATGGTGGATCCTGACCGTCGAGCTGTGGCCGGCGTCATCGCGGCCGTACATCGGCGGTTCGGCGAGCAACTCAGTCCTCGAGCTCACCCTCGGCTACAACGGGCTGGGCCGGATCAACGGCAACGAGCGCGGGGCCGTCGTCCCCGGCGGAGCGGGCGGTGGTTATCTCCCCGGCGGACCGGGCGGTGGCCATCGGCCCGGTGGAGCGGGTGGTGGGCCGTGGGGCCAGGCCGGCCCCTGGCGGATGTTCGAGCCCGGACAGGGCGGGCAGATCGCCTGGTTGATCCCGGCCGCGCTGATTCTCGCCGTGGCCGGACTCATTCTCCTGCGCCGAGCGCCCCGCACCGACGGCCAGCGCTCCTACCTGCTCGTGTGGCTGTCGTGGCTCCTCGTCACCGGGGGCGTGTTCAGCCTGATGGCGGGCATCTTCCACAGCTACTACACCGCGGCCCTGGCACCGGCCGTCGCCGCACTCGTCGGTGCCGGATCGGCACTGCTCTGGCGGAACCGAGAACGGGTCTGGGTTCGGGCCGTTGCCGCAGCGGCGACGGTCGTCACCGCGGGATGGGCGGCGGTCCTGCTCGGCCGGTCGCCGGACTTCCTCGGTTGGCTGCGGTGGGCGGTCCTGGCCGCCGGCATCGTCGCCGCGCTCGGTCTGCTGGTCCCCCGGCGCCGCGTCGCGGTGGCCGCGGTGGCGTTGGCGCTCGTCGCCGGCTTGGCCGGGCCGGTGGCTTACATGGCGCAGACGTTGGGTACCCCGAAGTCCGGATCGATCATCAGTGCCGGCCCCGGCGACGGGGCCGGGCCGGGGGGCCGCGGCCCCGGCGGTCGAGGGCCGGGGGCTCATGGTCGCCCGCACGGGCCCGGCATGCGCGGACCGGGTGGACCCGGCGGGCTGCTCTGGGGGTCGAAACCGGATGCGGCGGTGGTCGACAAGCTGCTCGCCGATTCCGGTGACTACACCTGGGTGGCCGCCACCGTCGGGTCGAACGCGGCGTCGGGCTACCAGTTGGCCACCAACCGATCGGTTTTGCCGATCGGGGGCTTCAACGGCACCGACCCGTATCCGACGCTGGCACAGTTCCAGAAACTGGTCGCGGAGAGCAAGATTCGGTACTTCATCGGCGGTGGCGGTGGACCGGGCAGCGACGACGACCAGCCCTCGGCACAGATCTCGGCCTGGGTCGCGGAGACCTTCACCTCCGTCACGGTGGCGGGGATAACCCTCTACGACCTGACGCTGCCGAAGTAATTGACTAGAGTTGCCGCGTGCCTTTGCGTTCACAACTGCGGCGGATGATCGGTCGGGACCCGGCCGAGGAGGGCCGCGCCGGCAGCAGCCTGGAGATCTTCTACGACCTCGTCTTCGTCGTCGCCTTCTCGGTCGCCTCGACCCAGCTCGCGCACTTCGTCGCCGAAGGCCACTACCGCACCGCGACCCTCGGCTACCTGCTCGCCACCTTCTCCGCGATCTGGGCCTGGATCAACTTCGCGTGGTTCGCCTCGGCCTTCGACACCGACGACTGGCTCTTCCGGCTCCTGGCGCTGGTGCAGATGCTCGGCATCGCGATCATGGCGATCGGCATCCCCGCGGTGTTCACCTCGATCGACGCCGGCGAGCACCCGGCGATCACCGTGATGGTGATCGGTTACATCGTGATGCGCGTCGGGATGGTCGCGCAGTGGGTGCGTGCCGGCCTGTCGTCGCCGGACAGTCGGCGGACCTGCTTCACATATGCGGTGACGACGCTGGTCGCCCAGGCCGGGTGGGTCTTCCTCGCCCTGGCCCCGCTGAACCTGCGCGACACGCTGATCGGCGCCGTCATCTGTGTAGGAGTGGAGATCGGCGGCCCCTGGTACGCCGAGACCAAGGTTCAGCCGACGCCCTGGAACCCCGATCACATCGCCGAGCGCTACGCCACGCTGACGGTCATCACGCTCGGCGAGGGCGTGGTGGGCACCGTCGCGCTGCTGCAGGCACTCATCGAGCGGACCGGGTGGAGCCAGCAGACGATCATCCTGGGGTTGACCGCCATGGGGGTCACCTTCGCCATGTGGTGGCTGTACTTCCTGCTGCCCAACGGCGAGGCGCTGCGCGAGTTCCCGCAGCGTTGCTTCGGATTCGGCTATGGGTCCATCCCGCTGCTGATGGCGTGTGCGGCGGTCGGGGCCGGGCTCCACGTCGTCGCGCTGTGGATCGAGAACGAGAGCCACATCTCCGACTTCGCTGTCGTCGGTGCACTCGCCCTCCCAGTGGGCGTCTTCAGCATCGGATTGCTGGTCATCAACGCCTACCTCACCCGCGGCCAAGAGGACGGTGCCATCCTCGGCTGGGCGGCGGTGGCCGCGGTCATCCCGCTCGTCACCGGGCTGGTCCTGGCCGGGGCGGGGCTGCCGCTGATGCTGTGTGCCGTGGTCGTGTGCCTGACACCGGTGCTCCCGGTTCTCGTCGTCGAGACCGTCGCCGACTAGGCTGTGGCGCGTGCGCGTACTCGTCATCGGCTCGGGCGGCCGTGAACACGCCCTGCTCCTCGGACTCGCAGCCGACCCCTCGGTCACCGATCTCTTCGTCGCCCCCGGTAACGCCGGGACGGCGGCGATAGCGACGAACCGCAAGGTCGACGTCACCTCGGGTGTGGCAGTGGTGGCCCTGGCCCGTGAGGTCGAGGCCGACCTCGTCGTGATCGGGCCGGAGGTGCCGCTGGTACTCGGCGTGGCCGACGCCTTGCGCGACGCCGGGATCGCGACGTTCGGACCGAGTGCCGCGGCCGCACAGATCGAGGGTTCCAAGGCCTTCGCCAAGGAAGTCATGGCCGCGGCCGGGGTGCGCACCGCGGCAGCCGAGGTGGTCGACAACCCGGCCGACCTCGACGCCGCGCTCGACCGGTTCGGGCCGACCTGGGTGGTCAAGGACGACGGCCTGGCCGCCGGCAAGGGCGTCGTCGTGACCACCGACCGCGCCAAGGCCCGCGACCATGCCGCGGAGTGCCTGGAGGCCGGGCACCCGGTGCTGCTGGAATCCTTCCTCGACGGGCCCGAGGTGTCGTTGTTCTGCCTGGTCGACGGGGAGACGGTGGTGCCGTTGCTCCCGGCGCAGGACCACAAACGGGTGGGTGACGGCGATACCGGCCCCAACACCGGCGGGATGGGTGCCTACACGCCGCTGCCGTGGCTGCCCGCCGAAGCCGTCGACGCGATCGTCGAGGACGTCGTGAAACCCGTTGCCGCGCAGATGTGCTCGCGGGGCACCCCGTTCTCCGGCCTGCTGTACGCGGGGCTGGCGATCGGTGCCGACGGCCCGGCCGTCGTCGAGTTCAACGCCCGCTTCGGTGACCCGGAGACCCAGGCCGTGCTCGCCCTGCTGCGCTCGCCGCTGGGGGAGGCGCTGAACGCCACCGCGACCGGCACGCTCGCGCAGCTGCCGCCGTTGGAGTGGGAACCGGGCTCAGCGGTGACCGTGGTGCTGGCGGCCGAGAACTATCCCGGAACCCCGCGCACCGGTGACGTGATCGTCGGCGCCGACGGCGAGGGGGTCCGCCACGCCGGTACCGCCCTCGACGAGCAGGGGCGGATCGTGTCGTCGGGCGGGCGCGTCCTCGCCGTCGTCGGGACGGGTCCGGATCTGGCCGCGGCCCGCGATGCGGCGTACACCCGGCTGCAGGACGTGAAGCTCCCCGGCGGACATTTCCGCACCGACATCGGGCTGGCCGCCGCCGAGGGCCGCATCTCCCTCTGACGCCGACTGGGTCCTTATCTCCGCCGACTGGGCCCTTATTTCCGCCGACTGGGCCCTCGATTCCGCCGACTGGGCCCTCGATCCCGCCGACTGGACCCTTATTTCCGTCGAGTGGGCCCTCGATCTCGTCGAGTGGGTCCTCAGCGCGCGAGGTTGCGGCCCAGGAACTGCACGTGGTCGGGCAGCATGCTGCGCCAGTACCGGTTGGTGTGACCACCCGCAGTGGCCGAGAAGGCCGCCGGCGGGTGCAACTCCGCGGCCCATTGGCGCGTGTAGGTGAAGAACTGGTCGCTGGTGCCGATCGTGATCATCGTCGGGATCTTGGCGAAGGCCTTCTGCTGTCCGTACAGCGAGCTCGCCTGGTAGTCCTCGAAGGAGTCGAAGGCGCGCGGCGGGTAGACGTGGGGGTCGGCCCACAGGGCCGGCGAGCTCACCGAGACCGCCGCCACCCGGGGAGCGCCGACCAGCGACGCGAGGCGCAGCGCGCCGTACCCGCCCATCGACCACCCGTACAACCCGATCCGCTCGGTCGACAGGTTCAACTGGGGGTTGCCGGCCAGCATCGGCAGGAATTCGTCGAGGACCATCGCGCCGGCGTCGGCCCCGTTGGCGCGGCGGTGCCAATAGTTCGTGCTTCCGTCCACGGCGGCCAGGGCGAACGGCGGGTTGCCGTCCTCGACATAGGCCTGCAGGACGTTCTGCATCTGGAGCTTGCGGTTGAAGATGGTCCGCTCGTTGGTGTTGAGCGCATGGAGGACGACGACGACGGGCAGTTTGCCGGTCACCCCGTTCGGCCGCGCGACCGCCCAACGGGTGTGGCGGCCGAGCATCTTCGCCGACGCGAACGAGCCGGTGATGAGCGGCGGTCCGGGAACCGGGCGCGAGTCTTGCGTCTCGGTGGGCAGCACGTCGTCGGCCTGCGACTGGTCGTCGAGATTGTGCTCGGCGGCGGCCGGTTTGGTGCGTTCGGACGAGGAGCAGGCAGCGAGTCCGGCCAGTGCGGCGATGCTCACGCCGCCGACGAGGGCGGTGCGCCGCGACAGCAGTCGGCCGTCGGTGTCTTCACATGCGGCCGATTGCTGTTCTGGGGTGGGGGAACTCGTTGTCATCTCGAGTGCAGATACTACGTGGGCATGCTGACAGCGCGATGAGTACGCGCCGGTCGGGAAAGAAGTGACAGATGGGGCGGTCGGGCGGTTGGGGGCGTTTGCGCCGAGTGGGCGCTCGCTAGACTGTGTGCCGTGAAAGCGAACCACATCGTCACCAACCAGGTCCCTCCGCTGGAGGGCTACGACGTCGCCAACTACCCGGTGCTCACCGAGTACCTGGACCGGGTCGGTGCCGGCGAATCGCTGCCCGATCTGCACGAACTCGGGCAGATGGCCGGGTCGGCCGAGTGGATCACCGTGGGTGACCTGGCCGAAGAACACCCGCCGGTCCTGGAAACCCACGACCGCTACGGGAACCGGATCGACCTGGTGCGCTACGACCCGTCGTATCACCGGCTGATGGACAACGCGGTGTCGCACGGTCTGGCCGGACGGCCGTGGGCCCTCGACGACCCGCACGCCCACCTGGTGCGATCGGCGAAGTTCAGTGTGTGGACCGCCGTCGACGCCGGCCACGGCTGTCCGATCTCGATGACCTACGCCGTCATCCCGGCGCTGCGCCACAACCCCGACCTCGCCGCGCGCTATGAGGCGGGCCTGACGTCGCTGGAGTACCAGCCCGAACTGACCGTCCCGACCGCGAAGCGCGGGCTCATCGCCGGCATGTCGATGACCGAGAAGCAGGGGGGATCCGACGTCCGGGCCAATACAACGACGGCCGTCGCCCAGGCCGACGGCAGCTACCTGATCACCGGTCACAAGTGGTTCACGTCGGCGCCGAACTCGGATCTGCTGCTCGTGCTGGCGCAAACCTCGGATGGTGGTTCGGCCGACGGCGTCTCGTGCTTCTTCGTCCCGCGGATCCTGCCCGACGGGTCGCGCAACAACATCTTCCTCCAGCGCCTCAAGGACAAGCTGGGCAACCATTCCAACGCGAGCAGCGAGGTCGAGTACCACGACGCGGTCGGGTGGATGGTCGGCGAGCCCGGCCGCGGGGTGCGCACCATTATCGAGATGGTCAACATGACCCGTCTCGACTGCGCCACCGCGTCGGCGGCCGTCATGCGCAACGGCACCACCGCCGCGGCGCACCACGCCGCCTACCGCAGCGCGTTCGGCGCCAAGCTCGTCGACCAGCCGCTCATGCGCAACGTGCTGGCCGATCTCCACGTCGAGGCGGAGGCCGCGACCCTCACCGCGCTGTGGCTCGCCGACCTCACCGACCGCGCCCTCGCCGACGAGCGGTCGGCCCAGTTGCGGCGCATCAGCCTGGCGGTCAGCAAGTACTTCATCTGCAAGCGCGCACCGATGCATGCCGCCGAGGCGTTGGAGTGCCTGGGCGGCAACGGCTACGTCGAGGACTCGCGGATGCCGCGGCTGTTCCGCGAGTCGCCGCTGATGTCGATCTGGGAGGGCTCGGGCAACGTGGCGGCCCTGGACACACTGCGGGCGATCGGCCGGGAACCGCAGACACTGGCCGTCTTCTTCGACGAGCTCGACGCGGCCACGGGGTCCGACCAGGCTTATGACGACGCGGTCGCCGCGGTCAAGAACGCCTTCACCGACACCGACGCACTGGAGTACCGCGCCCGCCACCTCGTCGGGCAGATGGCGACGCTGCTGTCGGCGTCGCTGCTCATCCGATACGGCCACCCGGCCGTCTCCGACGCCTACGTCCACAGCCGTCTC
Proteins encoded:
- a CDS encoding HIT family protein, whose product is MASVFSMIINGELPGRFVWRDDRVVVFLTINPVTPGHVLVVPVAEVDHWEAVEHGLFDHLTDVARTLGQAVKRGFDAPRAGLMIAGLEVPHLHLHVFPAYKLEDFSFAAADPDPDPAELDKAAATIRATLREMGHGEFVPQD
- a CDS encoding RecQ family ATP-dependent DNA helicase, producing the protein MTLDATAREKADEVVAALAGPGASLRDDQLVAVTDLVEPPGPGSAVGARVLVVQATGWGKSAVYWVATALLRAAGAGPTLVVSPLLALMRDQVEAARRAGLRAATINSTNIDDWSAIEAGVRDGDLDVLLVSPERLANPGFGRRVLTALADRDAGLGLLVIDEAHAISDWGHDFRPDYRRVADVLRQLNPASPVLATTATANERVTADVARQLGENTTVLRGPLARKSLHLNVIDGLSPIQRYGWVAQHLDGLPGSGIVYVLTVADADRLVTAIKAVHGPDYPVAAYTGQLDADTRHRLEDSLGRNEVKALVATSALGMGYDKPDLGFVVHIGSPPSPVSYYQQVGRAGRALEQAVVMLLASGTDDRIWEYFATASLPDPQHMAVLIDALPDESSPVSVVELEAVTGLRRTKIELMLKQLAVDGAAERSTEGWFATGTPWHYDAEHYDAIVALRRHEADIMRSYVRSERCLMQLLTASLDDPLTQPCGRCSVCRSGAGEPAWSATVDDEAVRTITRALRGAATVLEPRKMWPGGAFGTRGRIPPTQLAEPGRVLAHADAPEWQEVLAGVRRGDAEAVDELAQAALATLGPWGRESGIRPDEIWSLGLTGGSTATDLADALRRIGRRPGGAVAVRPGGPADDANSAAEAAHWRDAISIDPGAHPSGAVVLVVDDTRSGWPVTIAAQQLRDAGATAVLPLVVHRSV
- a CDS encoding response regulator transcription factor, translating into MTAAKDARVLVVDDEANIRELLSVSLKFQGYDVVTAANGPEALDICRTNRPDLLVLDVMMPGMDGFGLLKRLRDDGITAPALFLSARDSVADKVNGLTIGGDDYVTKPFSLEEVVARLEVMLRRSGFVEGGDRPTRIVFSDVELDDETHEVWKNGELVSLSPTEFTLLRYFMVNAGTVLSKPKILDHVWNYDFGGDVNVVESYVSYLRRKIDTGEKRLIHTLRGVGYVMREPR
- a CDS encoding sensor histidine kinase, with amino-acid sequence MSRIPLRVSLVALSTLLVATGLAFSGLFVSRAMSEDLYRRVDDQLRQAVETWARPRNPRVSNQRGPANARRPPSNFYVRIALGEGVMVRNNDSGYEPDVSMVEDNAAEKFGPVTVPSVDPDGPSWRVIKSSNPEGESIVAIPLTMLDTTLNRLRLIQTGVGVVVVLVIGVLGYLLVRTSLRPLRRVEETAHAIADGDLGERVPESSPRTEVGSLAISLNKMLAQIQSAFDATELSEQQARASEEQARASEEKMRRFVADAGHELRTPLTSIKGFAELYLQGAVADADDAFGRVNDEAERMSLLVSDLLMLAHLDADRPVEKAPVLVDDLAVEAVRSAQAAAPDRTINLEIPDDESPVVLGDHPRLMQVLRNLINNAVAHTAPPATITVVVREFGDTVRMEVADTGPGLTPEDAAHVFDRFYRGDSSRQRGSSGGGNGLGLSIVSALVAAHGGTVGVDSEPGHGATFWVELPAAAVADEPV
- a CDS encoding NDMA-dependent alcohol dehydrogenase, whose amino-acid sequence is MKTKAAVLHGVNEDWKIEEVELGDPVAGEVQVRLVSSGLCHSDHHLRTGQSPAPMPVVGGHEGAGTVVKVGPGVTRFAEGDHVVTAFIPACGVCGPCSRGAQNICDEGAGLLTGLSISDKTHRVTLNGQGLTQMCLLGTFSPYITVNQASLVKIEDDIPLKEAALLGCGVATGWGSATEIGGTRPGDTVVVVGIGGVGINAVQGAKAAGARYVVAVDPVKFKRDMAEKLGATHTFESMEEAIPQVGEMTWGQMANTVILTVGEIKGEHIAPAMAMVGKGGQTVVVGMGDFQAMDVKLNLFELTLLQKRVQGAIFGGAGPRTQVPKLLNEYRAGLLNLSDLVTQTYRLEDINKAYDDMLEGNNIRGMVVYDETDW